In Acinetobacter sp. WCHAc010034, a genomic segment contains:
- the tal gene encoding transaldolase — translation MTHSALDQLKSMTTIVADSSDLSAIEKFRPLDATTNPSLITAAANQPENRALIENAFAQAKAEGYANDELIERTIDILTVKLGAEILKLIKGRVSTEVDAALSYDTEATIAKAKELLALYKQYGIEQNRILIKIASTWEGIQAAKALEAEGVHCNLTLLFGLHQAQACAEAGVTLISPFVGRILDWYKKAENVSSYPVEQDPGVLSVKQIYHYYKQRSVKTEIMGASFRSIDQVLGLAGCDLLTVAPNLLAELEQDTREVQLQLSEKQSQASSEQLFDTLDRESFKALLEHDLMAFQLLQSGVDGFIKAREQLSTLLRQSFGYDAEIQA, via the coding sequence AAAAGCATGACAACAATTGTTGCTGACAGCAGTGATTTGTCTGCTATCGAAAAGTTCCGTCCGCTGGATGCAACCACCAATCCATCCCTGATTACCGCCGCCGCCAATCAGCCCGAAAACCGCGCGCTGATTGAAAATGCATTTGCCCAAGCCAAGGCCGAAGGCTATGCCAATGATGAACTGATTGAGCGCACCATTGACATTTTAACCGTCAAATTGGGCGCGGAAATTCTCAAGCTGATTAAAGGCCGTGTTTCTACCGAAGTAGATGCCGCCCTGTCCTACGACACAGAAGCGACCATTGCCAAAGCCAAAGAGCTGCTGGCGCTGTACAAGCAGTACGGCATTGAGCAAAACCGCATTTTAATTAAGATCGCCTCGACCTGGGAAGGCATTCAGGCCGCGAAAGCGCTGGAAGCTGAAGGCGTGCATTGCAACCTGACCCTGCTGTTCGGCCTGCATCAGGCGCAGGCCTGCGCCGAAGCTGGCGTTACGCTGATTTCACCTTTTGTCGGCCGCATTCTGGACTGGTATAAAAAGGCTGAAAATGTCAGCAGCTACCCGGTTGAGCAAGACCCCGGCGTGCTGTCCGTAAAGCAGATTTACCACTACTACAAGCAGCGCAGCGTTAAAACTGAAATTATGGGCGCCAGCTTCCGCAGCATTGACCAGGTGCTTGGCCTTGCCGGCTGTGACTTGCTGACCGTTGCGCCAAACCTGCTTGCAGAGCTGGAGCAGGACACCCGCGAAGTTCAGCTTCAGCTGTCTGAAAAGCAGTCGCAGGCCTCTTCTGAGCAGCTGTTTGACACTCTGGACAGAGAGTCATTTAAGGCGCTGCTGGAGCATGACTTAATGGCATTCCAGCTGCTGCAAAGCGGCGTTGACGGCTTTATTAAGGCGCGTGAGCAGCTCAGCACTTTGCTGCGCCAGTCTTTCGGCTATGATGCGGAAATTCAAGCCTGA
- the leuE gene encoding leucine efflux protein LeuE codes for MFGVTDLPTYIIGTMLIVLLPGPNSIYVMTIASRYGIKAGYVSAFGVYTGDMLLIILTALGAASLLHAFPWLFILLKIVGAAYLSYLGIKLLIAAYTTWTATPAPEQVQRKQESLEQQRPFRTALTISILNPKAILFYLSFFVQFVDPAYPYPALTFAALAVVLQIISMSYLTVLIFSGSKLASFFTHRYKLTACCVAAVGLLFCGFGLKLATSTL; via the coding sequence GTGTTTGGCGTCACAGATTTACCCACCTATATTATCGGCACAATGCTGATTGTGCTCTTGCCGGGCCCCAACTCCATTTACGTCATGACCATCGCTTCGCGCTACGGCATCAAGGCCGGCTATGTCAGCGCTTTTGGCGTTTATACCGGCGACATGCTGCTGATTATTCTGACAGCGCTGGGCGCAGCCTCTTTGCTGCATGCCTTTCCGTGGCTGTTTATCCTGCTGAAAATTGTCGGCGCGGCCTACCTCAGCTATTTAGGCATTAAATTATTAATCGCAGCCTATACAACATGGACGGCGACGCCAGCGCCTGAACAGGTGCAGCGCAAGCAGGAAAGCCTTGAGCAGCAGCGCCCTTTCCGCACGGCGCTGACCATCAGCATTTTAAACCCGAAAGCGATTCTGTTTTACCTGTCGTTCTTTGTGCAGTTTGTTGACCCTGCATACCCATACCCTGCGCTGACCTTTGCCGCGCTGGCCGTTGTGCTGCAGATCATCAGCATGAGCTATCTGACCGTTTTAATTTTCTCCGGCTCCAAGCTCGCATCATTTTTCACGCACCGCTATAAACTGACCGCCTGCTGCGTGGCAGCCGTTGGCCTGCTGTTTTGCGGTTTCGGCCTGAAGCTGGCAACCTCTACCCTGTAA